From Syntrophales bacterium, a single genomic window includes:
- a CDS encoding HD domain-containing protein, with protein MPFENPLKEEQYKERLHARDEDVRGDYFRDQTAIIHSMPYRRLKHKTQVYFSPNNDHICTRIEHSLHVATIAATISKGLGLNADMAYAIGLGHDLGHAPFGHAGETALNSKCKDIGGFIHEIHGLRVADVLGSRGVGLNLTYGVRDGIICHCGEAPDQKIQPRSEVLDLINIKKRDKLPSSWEGCITRMADRIAYLGRDLEDSIDGGFLEKKEIPEIIQNELGESNGEIIDNLVVDVITNSKKEEQIAFSDSKYKVLLELYKFSVARIYSNEKITRYGKYCERIITEIFDYLLNLYDKWDSNIQSYYNSPCPLDVRFGWYLEKMEKIYDEERAGATIIVRDYVAGMTDLYALKCMKEISLPEELSFDRKLSMSNKANTADAKTRG; from the coding sequence ATGCCTTTTGAAAATCCATTAAAAGAGGAGCAGTATAAAGAAAGGCTCCATGCTAGAGATGAAGATGTGCGCGGAGATTACTTTAGAGATCAAACAGCTATAATTCATTCGATGCCATATCGGAGGCTAAAACACAAAACGCAGGTATATTTCTCACCCAATAATGATCACATCTGTACTAGGATTGAGCATTCCTTACATGTAGCCACTATTGCGGCAACGATATCAAAAGGTTTGGGTTTGAATGCAGATATGGCCTACGCAATTGGCTTGGGACATGATCTAGGTCATGCTCCTTTTGGGCATGCGGGCGAAACTGCTTTGAACTCAAAATGTAAGGATATCGGTGGCTTTATTCATGAAATACATGGGTTAAGAGTTGCTGATGTCCTTGGTAGCAGAGGAGTAGGTTTAAACCTTACATATGGTGTGCGAGACGGTATAATTTGTCATTGTGGTGAGGCACCAGATCAAAAAATACAACCAAGATCCGAAGTATTGGATCTTATCAATATCAAAAAGAGGGATAAATTGCCTTCAAGCTGGGAAGGCTGTATCACTCGTATGGCAGATCGTATCGCATATTTAGGAAGGGACTTAGAAGATTCAATTGATGGCGGTTTTTTAGAAAAGAAAGAGATACCAGAAATCATACAGAATGAATTGGGAGAATCAAACGGGGAAATTATTGATAATTTGGTGGTTGATGTAATAACAAATTCAAAAAAGGAAGAGCAAATAGCTTTCTCAGATTCGAAGTACAAAGTTTTGTTGGAACTGTATAAATTTAGTGTTGCTAGAATATATTCTAATGAAAAAATCACAAGATATGGAAAATATTGTGAGAGAATAATAACTGAGATTTTTGATTATCTACTCAATCTTTACGATAAATGGGATTCTAATATTCAATCTTATTATAATAGCCCATGTCCTCTTGATGTAAGGTTTGGGTGGTATTTGGAAAAGATGGAAAAGATATATGATGAGGAGAGGGCTGGTGCAACTATAATAGTTCGAGATTACGTTGCCGGCATGACAGACCTATATGCCCTAAAATGTATGAAAGAAATATCTTTGCCAGAGGAATTATCTTTCGATAGAAAATTATCAATGTCCAACAAGGCTAATACAGCCGACGCAAAGACACGCGGCTGA
- a CDS encoding MFS transporter, with protein MKIKYNVILLGLVSFFADLSTEMVYPLLPLYLTTVFGATPALVGVIEGIAESLASILKVFSGYITDKYQKKKPIAFFGYAAGLVYKLALVIAGSWQGILAARMIDRFGKGVRTAPRDVLVSESCDSDKLGHSFGIHKALDMAGSAAGILIAFFIMMTWKGEYAYKQLFLLSCIPAIASLVMFIFIKETGESCEAREPLHVFHGLKNLDKRLKLYLVVVFVFTLGNSSNAFLLLKAGNVGFDPASIVLLYFVYNMVSSLFAIPFGKRSDRIGRKHLLVAGYLTFALVYAGFAWAPNKTIIVAAFALYGIFTAMTAGVERAFVSEIAPKELKGTMLGLHSTIVGIALLPASIIAGLLWNTFGSVVPFALGASLSLLSALILAFGLPQKAGKGNKSV; from the coding sequence ATGAAAATTAAATATAATGTAATTTTACTCGGGTTAGTTAGTTTTTTTGCGGATTTAAGCACGGAGATGGTTTATCCATTGCTCCCTCTGTATCTGACGACAGTGTTCGGTGCAACACCCGCCCTTGTCGGCGTGATCGAAGGAATTGCGGAAAGCCTTGCGAGCATCCTTAAAGTATTCAGCGGTTATATTACAGACAAGTACCAGAAGAAAAAGCCCATTGCATTTTTCGGTTACGCAGCCGGTCTGGTGTACAAGCTGGCTCTTGTCATTGCCGGTTCCTGGCAGGGTATCCTTGCAGCGCGGATGATAGACCGTTTTGGTAAAGGCGTACGGACAGCACCTCGTGACGTACTTGTGAGCGAAAGCTGTGACTCAGATAAACTTGGACATTCGTTCGGTATTCATAAAGCGCTGGACATGGCCGGTTCTGCTGCCGGAATACTGATAGCTTTCTTCATCATGATGACATGGAAGGGAGAGTACGCCTACAAACAACTATTCCTGCTTTCGTGCATTCCGGCAATTGCTTCGCTTGTCATGTTTATCTTTATCAAAGAAACAGGGGAATCATGTGAAGCCAGGGAACCGCTTCATGTTTTCCACGGGCTAAAGAATCTTGATAAGCGTTTAAAACTTTATCTTGTAGTTGTCTTCGTATTTACACTCGGGAACTCATCGAATGCCTTCCTGCTCCTCAAGGCCGGGAACGTGGGCTTCGATCCTGCATCTATAGTGCTTCTCTACTTCGTATATAACATGGTATCGTCACTGTTCGCCATACCGTTCGGCAAGAGATCAGACCGCATCGGGCGGAAACATCTATTAGTTGCCGGTTACCTGACTTTCGCGCTTGTATATGCCGGCTTTGCCTGGGCTCCGAATAAGACAATCATAGTCGCCGCATTCGCGTTATACGGAATATTCACCGCGATGACGGCAGGTGTCGAACGTGCCTTTGTTTCAGAAATCGCACCAAAAGAATTGAAAGGAACCATGCTCGGTCTTCATTCAACGATTGTGGGAATTGCACTCCTTCCGGCAAGTATCATAGCCGGACTTCTCTGGAATACATTCGGCTCTGTGGTTCCTTTCGCGTTAGGGGCAAGCCTCTCACTTTTATCAGCGCTGATACTCGCTTTCGGATTGCCACAAAAAGCGGGTAAAGGAAATAAAAGCGTTTAA
- a CDS encoding DUF3465 domain-containing protein, with product MKKLLLIFIVVIAVYGFAQKAPKFFSIGTSFGSEISTSDLSIEKAFKNNQSNIQVGGSGKVVKILPDDIKGSRHQKFIIELNSGQTLLIAHNIDIAPRIGTLNVGDHINFYGEYEWNSKGGVVHWTHHDPSGRHEGGWLNHGGKIYQ from the coding sequence GTGAAAAAACTCTTACTCATTTTTATCGTTGTTATAGCAGTCTACGGATTCGCACAAAAAGCACCAAAGTTCTTTTCTATTGGTACGTCTTTTGGTTCTGAAATTTCTACGAGTGACCTATCTATTGAGAAGGCTTTCAAAAATAACCAAAGTAACATTCAAGTTGGCGGTTCAGGTAAAGTAGTAAAAATTTTGCCAGATGACATAAAAGGCAGTCGGCACCAAAAATTTATTATTGAGCTAAATTCCGGCCAAACTCTTTTAATTGCGCATAATATTGATATTGCACCAAGAATTGGCACTCTTAACGTAGGCGATCATATTAACTTCTATGGCGAATACGAATGGAACTCTAAAGGTGGGGTGGTACATTGGACCCACCATGACCCCAGCGGTCGTCATGAGGGTGGTTGGTTAAATCATGGTGGGAAAATATATCAATAA
- a CDS encoding type II toxin-antitoxin system Phd/YefM family antitoxin yields MKTVLANCSASISELKKNPSALIDLAEGEPIAILNHNRPTAYLIPAETYEQLMEKIEDYQLGLIVKERQNEKISAIEVKVDEL; encoded by the coding sequence ATGAAAACCGTTCTAGCAAATTGCTCAGCAAGTATCTCCGAATTAAAAAAGAATCCGAGTGCCCTTATTGACCTGGCAGAGGGCGAACCAATAGCCATTCTCAATCATAACAGACCGACGGCATATCTCATTCCGGCTGAAACTTATGAGCAACTTATGGAAAAAATCGAGGACTATCAACTGGGTCTGATTGTAAAAGAAAGGCAAAATGAAAAAATTTCTGCCATTGAAGTGAAAGTTGATGAATTATAA
- a CDS encoding type II toxin-antitoxin system RelE/ParE family toxin, translating to MNYKYKLKFIPTALKEWEKLDGSIQSQFKKKLKERLQEPHIKASQLSGFENHYKIKLRASGYRLVYEVIDQEICVMVIAVGKRDKGEVYRQAQQRTKK from the coding sequence ATGAATTATAAATACAAGCTCAAATTTATTCCCACAGCCCTAAAGGAATGGGAAAAACTCGACGGCTCCATTCAGTCACAATTTAAGAAAAAATTAAAAGAACGTCTCCAAGAGCCACATATCAAAGCGAGCCAGCTTTCAGGCTTTGAGAACCACTATAAAATAAAATTGAGAGCAAGCGGATATCGCCTTGTTTATGAGGTAATCGACCAAGAAATATGTGTTATGGTTATTGCAGTTGGGAAAAGAGACAAAGGCGAAGTTTACAGGCAAGCTCAACAAAGAACCAAAAAATAA
- a CDS encoding thermonuclease family protein yields the protein MNCLSDKSIHLVITSPPYWQLKDYGTEDQIGYHESYESYINNLNLVWKECHRVLHPGCRLCINIGDQFARAVYYGRYKVIPIRTEIIKFCEILGFDYMGAVIWQKVTTCNTTGGATIMGSFPYPRNGILKLDYEFILLFKKQGIAPAPTKEQKEYSIITKDDWNTFFSGHWYFAGAKQDGHIAMFPEELPARLIKMFSFSGETVLDPFLGSGTTALAARNLCRNSVGYEINSAFLPIIKNRLNVGQSDIASTEYVFLKDSVKNNLNQEIEKLPYIFKDPHKLDKKMDPKKLLFGSKIDKDSGEREVYYSVKEVISPELLKLDNDLSVRLIGVKENGATNGQAIRFLIEKTRSQKVFIKFDNQKYDEGNNLLCYLYLQNKTFINAHIIKEGLVDVDSLTDFKYKDKFLNLQRH from the coding sequence ATGAACTGCCTATCCGACAAATCAATTCATTTGGTAATCACATCCCCGCCATACTGGCAATTAAAAGACTATGGGACTGAAGATCAAATCGGTTATCACGAAAGTTATGAAAGTTATATCAATAATCTGAACCTCGTCTGGAAGGAGTGCCATCGGGTATTACACCCCGGCTGCCGACTTTGCATCAATATCGGAGACCAGTTCGCCCGGGCAGTTTATTATGGGCGGTATAAAGTGATCCCAATAAGAACCGAAATAATTAAATTTTGTGAAATCTTAGGGTTCGACTATATGGGGGCCGTCATCTGGCAGAAAGTCACCACCTGCAATACGACCGGCGGCGCCACGATAATGGGCAGTTTTCCATATCCCCGAAATGGCATTTTGAAGCTCGATTATGAATTTATTCTGCTTTTCAAGAAACAAGGCATTGCGCCAGCGCCGACTAAGGAACAAAAAGAGTATTCAATAATAACAAAAGACGACTGGAATACTTTTTTTTCGGGACATTGGTACTTTGCAGGGGCAAAGCAGGACGGACACATTGCCATGTTTCCGGAAGAGTTGCCTGCCCGCCTGATAAAGATGTTTTCTTTTTCCGGTGAGACGGTTTTGGACCCGTTCCTCGGCAGTGGGACAACTGCACTTGCCGCCCGAAATCTATGTCGTAATTCTGTCGGCTATGAAATCAATTCGGCCTTTCTTCCAATAATTAAAAATAGGCTGAATGTGGGGCAATCCGATATTGCATCTACCGAATACGTATTTCTCAAGGATAGCGTTAAAAACAACCTGAATCAGGAAATCGAAAAGCTCCCCTATATCTTCAAAGACCCTCACAAACTCGATAAGAAGATGGACCCGAAGAAGCTTCTATTCGGTTCAAAAATTGATAAAGACAGCGGTGAAAGAGAAGTTTACTATTCCGTAAAAGAAGTAATCAGTCCGGAGTTGTTGAAGCTGGATAATGATTTGTCTGTTCGCCTTATCGGTGTAAAAGAAAACGGGGCGACCAATGGACAGGCGATCAGATTTCTTATCGAAAAAACAAGGAGCCAAAAAGTATTTATAAAGTTCGACAATCAGAAATATGATGAAGGGAACAACCTTCTTTGTTATCTATATCTGCAGAACAAGACTTTTATCAATGCCCATATAATCAAGGAAGGTTTGGTTGACGTTGACAGTTTAACTGACTTTAAATACAAAGATAAATTTCTAAACCTGCAGAGGCATTAA
- a CDS encoding flavin reductase family protein: MRKMQISKVFTLIESGPVVLVTTHDGKKNNIMTISWTMVVDFTPIFAMTTGSWNYSFAALSKTKECVIAIPTVDMLDKIVGVGTCSGADTDKFEKFMLTPVKGKHVEAPLIKECMANIECKVVDIVKKHNIVVLEGIAAYFDNSRKEKRTVHAVGDGTFIVDGRKLDRKEMMHSKIPDGLLCLD, translated from the coding sequence ATGAGAAAAATGCAGATCAGTAAAGTGTTTACGTTGATCGAATCTGGTCCAGTTGTTCTTGTTACGACACATGACGGGAAGAAGAACAATATAATGACGATCTCGTGGACAATGGTGGTGGACTTTACGCCGATATTTGCCATGACCACTGGTTCCTGGAACTATTCCTTTGCTGCTCTTAGTAAAACGAAGGAGTGTGTTATTGCAATTCCCACTGTTGACATGCTTGATAAGATCGTTGGAGTGGGAACATGTTCCGGCGCTGATACAGACAAATTTGAAAAGTTCATGCTGACCCCTGTGAAGGGAAAGCATGTCGAAGCGCCCTTGATAAAAGAATGCATGGCGAATATCGAGTGCAAAGTTGTCGACATCGTCAAGAAGCACAATATCGTCGTCCTCGAAGGCATTGCGGCGTACTTTGATAATTCACGAAAGGAGAAGCGAACTGTTCACGCAGTTGGCGATGGAACTTTTATCGTGGATGGGCGTAAGTTGGACCGAAAGGAAATGATGCACTCAAAAATCCCAGATGGTCTACTCTGCCTGGATTAA
- a CDS encoding ATP-binding protein: MELKLAMPREISCRITRTLLMYVRDVNKSLGNLLDGLELDEKYLSDTNNWVSHQFLHILYARMIDILGDKNPVYKMALASKKFQSLGLLDWIARLIGNPKLIYTQAPKYNKLLKANGDVYIHEVGDSCVVLEDRYHDSAQKTRHDCDYTRGVLAGIPTIFGMPLADVEEIECQVTSGKYGDRIWPDKPVYGSKGCLYRVSWASKDLPPLWKRIFQRYNVYRKAIDDLQETNLAIQEKYDEVRKLALELETANNSLRESKQQLESYMAELQSSELRYRLLAENVTDTIWTMSLDTLQFTYVSPSVQGMRGYSVEEAQAMPIEATLVPESLERVSRLLAEELAKETAGHYDPNRSVSLELLQNCKDGPSSWAEVRVSFLRDGAGKAVGLLGVTRDISERKRSEQLYQAKIAAEAANAAKSKFLANMSHELRTPLNHIMGFTELLLGGNFGDLNSTQEEYLTDVYQSSQHLLFLVNDILDVSKVEAGKLELNPTGINVKDLLEQSAKIIIDKTPHRHIHLSVEIDQIPETITGDLFRLKQVIYNLLSNAVKFTDDGGNIYLRTRIAAQEGQNQAVEKSVRRELEISVADTGIGIRKEDIEKIFVPFSQLKSPLSSKYPGTGLGLSITRNLVEMHGGRIWVESEGLGKGSTFRFTLPLQ; encoded by the coding sequence ATGGAGTTGAAGTTAGCGATGCCCAGGGAGATAAGCTGTCGGATAACGCGCACTTTGCTCATGTATGTCCGGGATGTCAACAAGTCACTGGGAAACCTCCTGGACGGTCTGGAACTGGATGAAAAATATCTCTCCGATACAAACAACTGGGTCTCCCATCAATTCCTGCACATCCTCTACGCTCGGATGATAGACATCCTCGGGGATAAGAACCCGGTGTACAAAATGGCGCTGGCCTCAAAAAAATTCCAATCCCTGGGCCTTCTGGACTGGATTGCCCGGCTCATCGGCAATCCGAAACTAATCTACACGCAGGCCCCCAAGTACAACAAACTCCTTAAAGCCAACGGTGATGTTTATATCCATGAAGTTGGCGATTCCTGTGTTGTTTTGGAAGACCGATACCATGACAGCGCGCAAAAAACCCGTCATGACTGCGACTACACCCGGGGGGTTCTGGCCGGCATCCCTACCATATTTGGCATGCCCCTGGCTGATGTCGAGGAAATCGAATGTCAGGTGACGTCGGGAAAATATGGGGACAGAATCTGGCCTGACAAGCCGGTGTACGGCAGCAAGGGATGTCTCTACCGGGTAAGCTGGGCGTCAAAAGACCTGCCGCCCCTCTGGAAGCGCATATTTCAGCGATACAATGTTTACCGAAAAGCGATCGATGATCTCCAGGAGACAAACCTGGCGATTCAGGAAAAATACGATGAAGTAAGAAAACTGGCACTGGAACTGGAGACGGCCAACAACAGTCTTAGAGAATCAAAGCAGCAGTTGGAGAGCTATATGGCTGAATTGCAGTCTTCAGAACTCAGATATCGCCTCCTTGCCGAAAATGTGACGGATACGATCTGGACAATGAGTCTCGACACCTTGCAGTTTACCTATGTCAGCCCTTCGGTGCAGGGGATGCGAGGCTATTCGGTGGAGGAGGCACAGGCAATGCCTATCGAAGCAACCCTGGTGCCGGAATCCTTAGAGAGAGTCTCCCGGCTGCTGGCCGAGGAGCTGGCAAAAGAGACTGCGGGCCATTATGATCCCAATCGATCCGTAAGTCTTGAATTGTTGCAAAATTGTAAAGATGGCCCAAGCAGTTGGGCGGAGGTGCGGGTATCATTTTTGAGAGATGGAGCAGGAAAGGCTGTTGGGCTGCTGGGCGTAACCCGTGACATTTCGGAAAGGAAACGGTCTGAACAGCTCTATCAGGCAAAAATCGCTGCAGAGGCTGCGAATGCCGCAAAAAGTAAATTCCTCGCGAATATGAGTCACGAACTCAGAACGCCGCTGAACCACATCATGGGATTCACCGAGTTGCTGCTGGGGGGAAATTTCGGCGACCTGAACAGCACACAGGAAGAATACCTTACGGATGTTTATCAAAGCAGCCAGCACCTGCTCTTTTTAGTCAACGATATTCTCGACGTATCCAAGGTTGAGGCCGGCAAGCTCGAGCTGAATCCCACCGGAATAAACGTAAAAGACCTGCTGGAACAAAGTGCTAAAATCATTATTGATAAAACGCCGCATCGTCATATTCATTTGTCGGTAGAAATAGACCAAATTCCCGAAACGATAACCGGCGACTTATTCCGATTGAAACAGGTTATTTACAACCTCTTATCAAATGCCGTCAAATTTACCGATGATGGCGGCAATATTTATCTCAGGACAAGAATTGCCGCTCAAGAGGGGCAAAATCAAGCAGTGGAAAAATCTGTTCGCCGTGAACTGGAAATAAGCGTGGCTGATACCGGCATAGGCATCCGGAAAGAGGATATAGAGAAAATTTTCGTGCCTTTTTCCCAATTAAAAAGTCCGTTGAGCAGCAAGTATCCCGGAACGGGTTTGGGATTGAGCATTACCAGGAACTTGGTTGAAATGCACGGTGGCAGGATTTGGGTGGAAAGTGAGGGTCTGGGAAAGGGCTCAACTTTTCGCTTTACCCTGCCGCTTCAATGA
- a CDS encoding response regulator, which translates to MGEKTILVVEDNAMNMKLMRAVLQTGDYQILEAEDAETGLRLVREHHPDLILMDIQLPGMDGLSAARIIKNDQELKDIPIFALTGFAMESDKEKAIDSGLVGYIVKPFSVKGLLDTIANYFNEHADKEQAYGH; encoded by the coding sequence ATGGGAGAGAAAACCATCCTGGTAGTAGAAGACAACGCAATGAACATGAAACTCATGCGGGCTGTTCTCCAGACGGGAGATTATCAGATACTGGAGGCAGAGGACGCGGAAACCGGACTTCGTCTGGTAAGGGAACATCATCCGGATCTCATTCTTATGGATATTCAGCTTCCGGGCATGGACGGCTTGAGCGCTGCCAGGATCATCAAGAATGACCAGGAATTAAAAGACATTCCCATTTTCGCTTTAACCGGCTTTGCGATGGAAAGCGACAAAGAAAAAGCAATCGATTCAGGGCTTGTCGGTTATATCGTAAAACCATTTTCCGTAAAGGGATTATTGGACACCATCGCCAATTATTTCAATGAACATGCGGATAAAGAGCAAGCTTACGGGCATTAA
- the tnpB gene encoding IS66 family insertion sequence element accessory protein TnpB (TnpB, as the term is used for proteins encoded by IS66 family insertion elements, is considered an accessory protein, since TnpC, encoded by a neighboring gene, is a DDE family transposase.), which produces MFGTTSATRIYLFRGVCDIRKSFEDLCGIVRSDPDEDPLSGSLFVFVNRTRGMVKFRYWDRDGLALWDKRLERGHFTLPKICPADGLIERRDLSMLLAGACRKKWGKDVQY; this is translated from the coding sequence ATGTTCGGCACGACGTCGGCCACCCGCATCTATCTGTTCCGCGGTGTCTGCGACATACGCAAATCATTCGAAGATCTGTGTGGCATTGTCCGTTCCGATCCGGATGAAGACCCCCTGTCCGGTTCCCTGTTCGTCTTTGTCAACCGCACCCGCGGGATGGTCAAGTTCCGCTACTGGGATCGGGACGGCCTTGCCCTCTGGGACAAACGCCTGGAGCGGGGCCATTTCACTCTACCCAAAATATGCCCTGCTGATGGCCTCATCGAGCGGCGGGATTTGTCCATGCTACTGGCGGGGGCGTGCCGAAAAAAGTGGGGAAAAGATGTCCAATATTAA
- a CDS encoding amidohydrolase family protein: protein MIIDAHMHLSGPGWVRSKYLKFVWTMYITEYNRVHRTKKTATDFRDMLMKMEPSVVDPEGDHVVEMMDKAGVDKGVIFAVDWAAITGEPKVPVREQNKAHADAAKKHKGRFIPVCALDPRRGNALDLAKEAIEDWGMRGFYFMPPSGFRPDDPICFPIYEKCIDWGVPMIIHSGKEIAHWDYNHPVIIANTALRYPELKIVIGHAGTRIYRREAIEAAVIPNVYLDFSEYQGFWRLNPDNFYQWLREAIDSVGPEKILFGSGFPNPNVMTPEAEWVSAIKEPKTDIKFTEEELEFVLGKSAEAVFETK from the coding sequence ATGATTATTGATGCACATATGCACTTGAGTGGACCTGGCTGGGTAAGAAGCAAGTATTTAAAGTTTGTCTGGACGATGTACATTACTGAGTATAACCGGGTGCATCGTACAAAAAAGACTGCTACCGATTTCCGGGATATGTTGATGAAAATGGAGCCGTCGGTGGTTGATCCCGAAGGCGATCATGTGGTTGAAATGATGGATAAGGCAGGGGTTGATAAGGGAGTCATTTTCGCTGTGGATTGGGCTGCTATCACGGGAGAGCCAAAAGTTCCCGTAAGAGAGCAGAATAAAGCCCATGCCGATGCCGCAAAGAAACATAAGGGGCGGTTCATTCCGGTTTGTGCACTTGATCCCAGACGCGGAAATGCTCTTGACCTCGCGAAAGAGGCCATTGAAGATTGGGGGATGAGAGGCTTTTACTTCATGCCGCCCTCCGGATTTCGCCCTGATGATCCGATTTGCTTCCCCATTTATGAAAAATGCATCGACTGGGGAGTGCCGATGATCATTCACTCAGGAAAGGAAATCGCCCATTGGGACTACAATCATCCTGTGATTATCGCCAATACAGCCCTCAGATACCCTGAACTCAAGATTGTGATTGGCCACGCAGGTACAAGAATATACAGGCGTGAAGCGATCGAGGCTGCCGTAATACCCAATGTCTATTTAGATTTTTCGGAGTACCAGGGGTTCTGGCGCTTAAACCCTGACAATTTTTATCAATGGTTGAGAGAGGCAATCGATAGTGTGGGGCCCGAAAAGATTCTGTTTGGCAGCGGGTTTCCTAATCCGAACGTTATGACTCCAGAAGCGGAGTGGGTGAGCGCCATCAAAGAACCGAAAACCGATATTAAGTTCACGGAAGAGGAGTTGGAGTTTGTATTAGGAAAATCTGCAGAAGCCGTCTTTGAAACCAAATAA
- a CDS encoding AMP-binding protein → MMKYLAGFTPYNQEDAEKYTRLRWWSGLTLGDILDKAADIYPKKEALVDDMSRLTYSQVRERVNRLAVSLQKLGIKTTERVLLQLPNWQEFVYSYFALQKIGAIPVLLIDKYRPYEINHLFRLTGATSWIVPEKYKKTDYIPVIKDVWKDNPQIKNVILVRGRKHENMFNLDEMMEQTELTEEELVSLAKSRPDPMQVAHMGPTGGTTGLPKVVPRTHNSLICGIEYAARAWEMDVHDTCLLAGPIGHDLTFTKGLGGSIFTFGKMVFLDSLGMEDVCQKIQQEKATAIVWVPTLAKRLIDSECLKDYDLSSLKKMHCGGGVSMPEIIKGVREKLGVVFFNGYGGTEGQSTITRSDDDPQISLHTVGRPTCPYDSYRVVDATGKELPPNTSGELLIKGPGVFTGYYKAPEENKRAFNEEGWFGTGDVARIDESGNVTITGRLKEMINRGGESISATEIESLLVGHPGVAVVAVIPMPDPVMGERVCAYIQPRQGADLTFDQIIAYLKERKASVLQFPERIEFIAEMPFTKAEKLDKSSLVDDIKKKLNYVSA, encoded by the coding sequence ATGATGAAATACTTAGCGGGATTTACCCCTTACAACCAAGAGGATGCGGAAAAATACACCCGTTTGCGCTGGTGGTCTGGGCTGACTTTGGGCGACATACTGGATAAGGCGGCAGATATTTATCCGAAAAAAGAAGCATTGGTGGATGATATGAGTCGGCTTACCTATTCCCAGGTCAGGGAGAGGGTCAACCGGTTGGCTGTCAGCCTACAGAAACTTGGGATAAAAACAACGGAGCGGGTATTGCTCCAACTGCCGAACTGGCAGGAGTTCGTTTATTCCTATTTTGCCCTCCAGAAGATCGGTGCTATCCCGGTTTTATTGATCGACAAGTATCGGCCCTATGAAATTAATCACCTTTTCCGCCTCACCGGCGCAACCTCCTGGATTGTCCCCGAGAAATACAAAAAGACCGATTATATACCCGTGATAAAAGATGTATGGAAAGATAATCCGCAAATTAAAAATGTTATTCTCGTGAGGGGAAGAAAACACGAGAATATGTTTAATCTCGACGAGATGATGGAACAAACCGAGCTCACAGAAGAAGAGCTTGTCAGTTTGGCAAAGAGTCGGCCTGATCCCATGCAGGTAGCCCATATGGGGCCTACGGGAGGGACTACCGGTTTGCCTAAAGTCGTTCCCCGCACCCATAACAGCCTGATCTGCGGCATCGAATACGCGGCCAGAGCATGGGAAATGGATGTTCATGACACCTGCCTGCTTGCAGGTCCAATCGGGCATGACCTGACATTCACCAAGGGCCTCGGCGGGAGTATTTTCACTTTTGGAAAAATGGTCTTTTTGGATTCCCTGGGCATGGAGGATGTATGCCAAAAGATTCAACAGGAGAAAGCGACCGCAATTGTCTGGGTTCCTACCTTGGCCAAAAGATTAATCGATTCCGAGTGTCTCAAGGATTATGACTTAAGTTCGTTAAAAAAGATGCATTGCGGGGGCGGGGTGAGCATGCCGGAGATCATCAAAGGGGTGCGGGAAAAGCTCGGGGTTGTCTTTTTTAACGGTTATGGCGGCACAGAGGGTCAGTCCACGATAACCCGTTCCGATGATGATCCCCAGATTTCCCTCCACACTGTTGGCAGACCCACTTGCCCCTATGATAGTTATAGGGTAGTTGATGCAACCGGCAAAGAACTTCCTCCGAATACTTCCGGAGAGCTGCTCATCAAAGGGCCGGGCGTGTTCACCGGCTACTATAAGGCGCCCGAAGAGAATAAAAGGGCTTTTAATGAAGAGGGATGGTTTGGAACAGGCGATGTTGCCAGGATTGACGAATCAGGAAACGTTACGATCACCGGGCGTCTCAAGGAGATGATTAACCGGGGCGGCGAAAGCATCAGCGCTACCGAAATCGAAAGCCTGCTCGTTGGTCACCCCGGGGTTGCCGTTGTTGCAGTGATTCCCATGCCTGATCCGGTGATGGGCGAGAGGGTTTGCGCCTATATTCAACCCAGGCAAGGGGCCGATCTAACATTCGATCAGATCATTGCGTACTTGAAAGAAAGAAAGGCGTCTGTCCTACAATTCCCTGAAAGAATTGAATTCATAGCGGAAATGCCGTTCACGAAGGCGGAAAAACTGGACAAAAGCTCATTAGTGGACGATATTAAAAAGAAGCTTAATTACGTTTCGGCCTGA